In one Misgurnus anguillicaudatus chromosome 1, ASM2758022v2, whole genome shotgun sequence genomic region, the following are encoded:
- the atp5f1c gene encoding ATP synthase subunit gamma, mitochondrial, whose product MFARTSAAVFLPQCGQVRNMATLKDITLRLKSIKNIQKITKSMKMVAAAKYARAERSLKPARVYGTGSLALYEKAEIKAPEDKNKHLIIGVSSDRGLCGAIHSSVAKAMKSEIAKLSGAGKEVMVVNVGDKLRGLLYRTHGKHILINCKEVGRKPPTFTDASVIATELMESGYEFDQGTIVFNRFRSVISYRTEEKPLYSMDTIASSENMSIYDDIDADVLRNYQEFSLVNIIYYGLKESTTSEQSARMTAMDNASKNASDIIDKLTLTFNRTRQAVITKELIEIISGAAAL is encoded by the exons ATGTTCGCCAGGACCAGCGCGGCGGTGTTCCTCCCACAAtg TGGGCAGGTCAGGAACATGGCAACCTTGAAGGACA tCACCCTTCGGTTGAAGTCCATCAAGAACATTCAGAAGATCACCAAATCCATGAAGATGGTGGCAGCAGCTAAATACGCTAGAGCTGAGAGGTCCCTGAAGCCAGCCCGCGTCTATGGCACTGGTTC TCTGGCTCTCTATGAGAAAGCTGAGATCAAGGCTCCAGAAGACAAGAATAAGCACCTGATCATTGGCGTGTCTTCTGATCGTGGTCTCTGCGGTGCCATCCACAGCAGCGTGGCCAAGGCCATGAAGAGCGAAATCGCCAAGCTTTCTGGTGCCGGCAAAGAAGTTATGGTCGTAAATGTCGGTGACAAACTCCGAGGTCTGCTGTACAG GACCCATGGCAAACACATCCTGATCAACTGTAAGGAGGTGGGCCGCAAACCTCCCACTTTCACTGACGCATCTGTCATCGCCACAGAGCTTATGGAGTCCGGCTATGAGTTCGACCAGGGAACCATTGTTTTCAACAGATTTAG GTCTGTGATTTCATACAGGACAGAGGAGAAGCCTCTGTATTCTATGGACACCATTGCAAGCTCAG AGAATATGAGCATCTATGATGACATCGATGCTGATGTGCTGAGGAATTATCAGGAGTTTTCTCTGGTCAACATCATCTATTATGGGTTGAAGGAATCCACCACCAGTGAGCAGAGTGCCAGGATGACTGCTATGGACAATGCTAGCAAGAATGCTT CTGATATAATCGATAAGCTGACCCTGACTTTCAACCGAACTCGCCAGGCTGTCATTACCAAGGAGCTCATCGAGATCATTTCTGGAGCTGCTGCTCT